GATTAAATTGAGTGAAACAAGTGAATAGAATATTTAAGCATGTTAACTCCCCAGTGAAGTACAAAGCCAGCCTAGATGACATCAACTCTGTTAAAAAATTCGTTTGTACCACAGGCAACTACACTACCCTCTAACAAATCTATTCTTTAATTAGGCGATGTCCTATTTAGTATAAGAAGTCGGATTGcctcaaaaatatttacttcttcTTGAAAACGTAGTTTCGCGTACAAacgaaaatgaattaaaatctGAAGATACCTCAATTACAATGTCACTCCTTTCATTCAAGTAATGAATCAAAACGCAATAAGAATAACAAAGTTATATCGTCAAAATTCTCTGTTGGCAGCCATTTTTTCCGTTGAATGCGAATTGGTCGAatcaatgaaacaaaaaattaacttcagTGATGCTATTACATCTTTGGTTCAGAAAAGAGACTTTGGTCAAGTGCtggacaaatattttaaactttgccAACCTGAAAGATGATTACGACGTTTCCCTTAGTGTTTTGAAGCAAATGAAAACTTGAAGAAAGTTTGGAAAAGGAAGCTTCAAATATTCTCGAAGGCTTAAACGCTGTGATAAAAACTTATGATTAAcaacaatacatttttattaggtTACTTTTacagaagaagaaataaataactGGATTAAAGACAACTACTTGATTTAGGAGGAACAAGTATGGATATCATTAGTTCGAGTTTTTGCGAGAGCACTgtagatataaaaatatagaaaagaaGAAGGTACAAgtacaaacaaaaaagtgtgCAGGATATTTcagtattaaaaatgaaaacaattttattacatgtatattttcatatttgttaaaCCCGAATTTCGAGCAATTAAATGTGCAAAACACTAAGGGGATGTTCAGATTGCACTTGCTACAAAATGCGaatgaaagttttaaatcagttattgttatttttattgtatgttGAAATAAAATCTATCCTTTGACTCGTTACACCGTACAACACAAGCTGGCAGATAAAGGTAGTGTACCGAATCGAACAAACTTTTGAAACAACCAAGGACTCTGTATACCATTTTAAAAGATCATAATATGAAGTTTGAAAacttgaaataatatttcagtATTGAAAGCTTCAGAATTATGAACACAACAATATTTTGTTGCCAATGCTTTAtcttattaaacaaaatttggctttatGTTTCTATTTATTGCATTAAAAGCACTAGAGGCTTCATGTAGCGCTTCATTTAGGCAAAATTTCAGGTCAAATTtgatatttgataaaaaaaaatatttattacttttttctgtACGTTGATTTCattgcaatatatgtatatcatatatatagtAAGTAAGTGTAGTGGTCCATTTTATCGACAAAAGCTATTTTCTTCATACGGTGTACTACGTGTGGTATACGTAACTTTCGAATGCATTTGTATTTAATTCTAGAAAAGTAGGCACGGGTAATATGTTATATTGGATATGTTCTGTCACATCATGTTAAACGGTGCTTTAAAtagacacacatatatataaaagggAACTTGTCGCAAGCGATCTAAAACACCCGATATGCaaacaataaacaatatttacacACTTCAATCATTGAAAAATTGATAAAGTATAGtacttatttatgtttatagaaacatacatacatgtatcaAAGCAAAAGCACTGATATACATACTATTTAAAATTGTACACAAAGCAAAATAAGGAATaatgataaaataataaagGGCGAACCACAAAGACGCGCTCTAAATGAAATTAAGCCATGACAACAACATTCAAATTGCGTTCAGCATCTGCATTAGGTATATTACGAGTAGCTATAGCACTGGTGGCGGTGTAGTTAGTGTTACTAGTGATATTGTTTGTAGTATCTGTATTATGGTTAGTACCCGTTTGCGATGATTGATAACATTCTTTCGATAAAACTATACATAGTCCAATTGCTAATATCACAAGAGTTCCAAGTACAACACTGACGGCGATTATCCAAATGCGCGGATCGAAATTATCTAAGTCGGGTTGTATAAGGCGTATTAAATCTATATAAGAaagaaaaagatataaaaaagaaagataCGTGGAAAGGCGAGTTACGAACAATAACACACAACAAAATAGTAAAAGTTACAGgaaataatagcaaaaagtCATATTCATGTTAGTGTcattacgtacatacatatgttggtaATGTTCATATCTATGATTGTATGactatgtgtatgtttgtatgtacgtatgtgtatatttagGATGATAGACACATTTACAGATACATCTTTAAAGGCTACATACATTTATGGAAATCTGGAAAttacattttgataataaattacATAAGAGTGTAGAAATGATAACTTTGGAGCTGGTCGAAGATTGTTGGGGGCTTATGTTTAATGAACAAAAGAAGTTATTTCTTGAATAATATGAAAGAGTAATCGTGAAGAGTTTCGAAAACAAATATTGACGCTTAGCCGAATTTCAtcgaatttcaaatattttgaatgtaCGGCACATTTTCTAACGaagttacataaatattttttttgtttttaaattatttagatcgATTCGGCTGTTTTTCAAGTAAGGTGTCACTATGTATATGAGACGATAACGGGAATTTAttattcgtatatatatatatattattcgtatatttttgcaaatttggtTTAGCTAATGCCAAAAAAGTATCTATCTTTCAAAAATTGAGAGACACAATTGACATCTTGAGACCCATATTTTGTGTTGGGagagatttaattttttatgaaggtGGACTTATTAAAATTCCCAGTTTCTTCAATTGCAGCGATCCATGTGTGTTTTTGAATtagcgaaataaaattttgtaaacaaaccCACATAGTCTTCTTTTACCGATTCTgcaagtaattaaatattttttgttcaaactattttatgttttttatcttTCGGATATAAATTATACGTAGAGATTTGTATTTTTGCTATTGAACACAATTAAGGATTATACGTTTGCCATGTTCATCCTATCGCTTACTCACTTAAATGAAACTCATTTGTACATTGACTGCCATTGATCTAATCGAAGATCGCATTATGAAAAACTTAGCAAATTCCACTCTAACATGTCCATACgagtatattacaaaaaaaaatattttatgagtaCATATTGTTGATCACGTAGACAACTTTTAGCAGTTAAACACAATTACGTGTGTAGGTATAAAAGCGGGGTGATTCACAGAGAaccaaaaaaacggaaaaatcgcgcatgcgggaaatgttctacATTCTGAAGAACTTTGAGAAGGAGACTATGGATTTAAGCTCGGTTTCGAGCCCGCagtttttaaggcgaagttttttaaggatcataaaaatttgtacCACAGTTTTCGAAAAATCCGAAGGAAAATTAATACGTAggtgcattttgatattctattgatcTTTTGTCACATATCTTCCATACAATCGATTAAtcagtatttttaaatttcgccTTAAAAACGTTTTAGACCAATAGtttcttaggcaaagttgttcagaatgattcGTAGAACATTTCCCACATACGGAATTTAGAGTTTTTCAAGTAAGTTGGCTTTATTACAAGCCTTTTATAAGATCGTTATTAAGTGctttctgtctgtctgtctgtattgACACCACACTCACCTTCCTCTTTGGTTTCAGGAAGCGTTGTTACATTGGTGGTAACAACCTCGCCACTGCCTAACTGGTTGTTGGCCCATATCCGAAATTCGTATGTGGTGTTGGGCTCCAGGCGATATACCTCCATTTGCCGCTGAATTCGTCCGTTGATATTCGATAagatgttaatttaaaaaaacatatgaatatattatttttgaaataaataagttaGTGCGACTCTTATCGAGTGGGTGGCGGCAAAGATATGAAATGaatgcaaatgaaaattatagcaCGCAAGTACCAAGTACCAGGGTTGTTTTCCATTGCATGCACATGAAATAACGGAAATATTTTGCTCATGTCATGTGGTCGTAATGGCCACTTGCCACTGAAATATTTgcaatacctacatacatatattaagtgcACTGGTACTGGCATTGTAACAACAGATCAATTCCAAGGAGAATGTTCAGGGATTCAATAAAAACGGACTAGATAGTTAgtctatataaaatatatattcgtGTAGGTGGATTTTCTAACTTACAACATTCGGCGCAATATTAATTGGGTCCATACGACTCCATTCGTGTTCGAACGATTGGTTGTAGGGTGTCTCATTATACGAAACATTGCGAAATTCGGCAGTAAAGCTGCGCACTGGATAACCACCGGAATTGGTTTTGTTAAAACGCCAGATTAGAAAACCTAGAATAGTAGATGCCTTGAAGTAAAGTTGTGTAACAGGCCCTGGCGGTGTGCGCACGGTCAAGTTGACCTTTTCGACAGCTTGGTATTCCTCCGCCTCGGTTTCTTCTTCGCTCTTATCACCATTATTTGCTTCTGTCTTCCGTTCTGCGTCCGGTATAGGCGCTTCCATTGTCTGTCCACTATTGTTTAAGGTGGTAGCTTTGTCAGATTTTGAAACTTGCTGCCCCGTCGATATATTCACTGTGTTTGCATTTGCGTTTGTGGCGGTGGCTACGGCTATTGTGGGCACTGGCATTGGAAGCGATGAGGTAGTTGAAGCATTTGTTGCACTTGTGTGCATCATTGTTGATACGTTTATATCTTCTAACGATGATAAGGTTGACGATGATGACGTTGATGTCAATATCAACGATGACGCCGTCGATGGCGAGGCAGATGTAGGCAATGATGCTGTTATTGATTTTCTCTGTTCATTTGTTGCTTGTGCATTGGAGCCGGTAATGGGGGCGGAAGATTGACGTGGAGGAACCGCAGCAAAGCACACGTACAGACCACGTTCGTCGGTCGATACATTGGTCAGCACTAAAAATTTACCTGTCTGCAATGgagaatataatttataatccaTTAAGTTATCAACGTGtattatatactcgtatatgcgtataaatatatatcggaaaagtgaagaaatagaaattattatctATTAGCGCAAGTGATGGTGATTTTCGGATTACACGGCTTGTAAGTGATCTTTTCTTAGTCCGGAGGGGCCAGGTTGAACAGACTTATTGAGACAATAGATCTAAACAACCGTTTTGCAAGATTTATTTTGGCAATCTTGTGGGCAATGAAGCCACTAATAAATGCTAATACTTTGGATAGTTCCGCTAATCCGTACGGACTCGGATTTATATCGGACAAGggaccgcaacaacaacaattaataatttgatACTTTTACTcatatatcatatttatttGGCATGACTTACAATTTCCGCAGAAGAATACTACgctccaaaaattttaaagaagagcGAGTGCATTTGTACTGTGCCTCTGACTTGCGAACTTGCGTATGTAGGAATTTCGTATTTTCTCAAGTGgaaataatttcaatgtttGGCCCCTTGCCTTGCATAATATgcaaatttacaatattttcagcCGCAAGTCTTTACGGCTGCTcaaattcgaatttttgaaTCCACTTCAAATGTAGGTATGGTTATGTGTAAGAGAGTATATTTTAGTTCGGAGTGCCACGAACGCGCAGATATTTGTTAACagattgtatgtatattagaaacCACGCGTTGtacgtatttgaatattattattttatatatggataGGTAtgcaaatatacttatgtaaagtAATATCTAAGTAAGTGACCATTTTCTCACCTGTATTATGGTGCTATTGTTGCCGCCTTCCTTAACCCACATAACGTTGCCCTCCGCTGTGCAgggtatggaaatatttttgcctttatccgTCACGTACTCGTGGTATTTTATTGACGATGTTAAAACCGTTAGAACTgcattgaataatatttattatgtgGTTACacttattattaattgtttaattgtAGAAGtacttaaatattcaaaacgGAGAACCTTTAAAGCTTATAGGGCAGCAAATGTATAAATGAGCAACCGTGGCTAAGGCACGGTGCTAAGAAAAATTTCATACCTTACAACTATTGagcttaaagttaaaaaattctaaatacatatgtacatatgtatgtagacaatTTGCATctcgtcatatacatatgtatgtatatgtgtacataattatatttacaaacaaccgttagacGAACACACGGAGTATAAAACATGTTGTGACTTCTTGTGCAGTAAagctttttctttaaactttGTTAAGGAGGTCTGTTATAGATCTCTACAATCAATAGtttccaatttaaaatatttcagaaaaaacgCTAAAACGCTAAAGGTATGTAAAGACGCGAAATTAATTTTGGTAAAATCCTCGAATTCTTTTTCATAAGTATTTTGTCGTAACTCTGTAATATACAGATACCATCTAATGTTCGGTTTTGTTTAAACACAGTAATTTTTCaagttctttttttgttttatgaggGTTAAAATAACACTTGGGCTACTCACAAGGTGTCATagagcatcgtaaaatcataaaatcataaatttttatggtagtgtaaaaaatttgttgttggattgcatactaaaataagtttacgcaaatacaactctgaacgctatgttttcggatcgttataacttataactttatgaaattatgtgaaacccctaactataaaaaactttatttagaaattaatcAATACGACTATGACGTAGAGATTCAGAATAGCTTATCAAAGAAATCATCACTTTTACTTTATACGAATGCTTACTTAGCATGCAACCATtaggaacaacaacaaacaagctTTACAAAGGTCGAAATGCCAGAGGTGAAAAGCAGCAGAAAAGTTGCtaacatgtatatatgtacataggtatatcTCCACTTCTTGTACCCCTTCTATTATGAGAATAACGCTAGAGGTCATACTACCCATCGgcaagtttttgttttcaatttagtgttgctgttgttacaaATACAAAGTGACTTTTTCACATATGCTTGCGAAGTAATAATAACTCCTTAATTACAAATATCagttttacaattaaaaagtaaagatCCCCTCGTTTGAGCTTTGACCTCAGCTGACCGCACATTAAAACAATTGAGCTTTATGAACACGAACATTGTAAAACTTAATTATGACTTCGTCTCATAAATTGTGGACCTGTAGCAATacgaatatttttctttgtagaAAAGTCTAATTACTATGGTAATTAAGAAATTTTCAGTTTCAGATTTTCACATTCTCATAATACGATCATAAGCATATGTAAGACAATTTCGATTATTTCTTCATTAATATTATCAAATTCTTATGTATTGGAGAATTGTGCATTTTTTTCGGTAGGTATATTTATAAGGgaatacattatatacatattcatttatCTTTTAATTACAAACCTACTCATTTACCATAGCCCAGTGactaagaaataataattattttatcattattatttatattatatgaaaacttCCGCCAGTACCACTGCATGTATTTGCCACAACAAACATTGAAAGTTAGTACAACGTCAGCTTTTCTTCGTTCGTTGCTTTTCCTGAAGCTTTTATTTGAACTGTAAATTTTCGCCACACTAAAGCGAATCGGTCGGTATTTTGTTGCTTCTTGAGTCGTTGCTTCTATTTTTAGACGTTCTTTTAACTGGCGCGTGTATTTGTAGCAACGGTGGACACAATGCCGACCATCGTCATTTGCTTTCACAGGCTAGCCATAGGGCGAACGATCACCAGCGCAGCGCCCCAGCCATCGTCAGTGACCACTCAGTGGGAACACTCACGCCTACAAGCAATCAAATGTGGCAACACAATGCATTTGAACAAAACTAGAGCAAAACAAAAGCGAAATCCACACGACAACTGACCTTGAATTACGTAAATTGATCAATTGATTtcctttgctttttgttgttgtttaataatattcttaaataaatgCCATTGAAAGGTGGAAATTCGCAATATTTACGGCCATGAATTTGCCGGCTCAACACAATCAGAAACTAATTGTACCCCAAAGTAAAAACAAGAACAGGACAGACCCACGCGACGCAGAGTACTTGagaaatatgtaagtacatacacaaatatgtgCGATTGTAACGTGTACATGTtaaatacctatgtatatgttatattaaaACTTGAAACTAGCGAGTATATTTAAACAACCAGAAGGAAGGCTCTACTCCACCAATTATTTAGTTATAATTATGATTCTTATTGTTTTCATGTTagcgtttttgaaaaatatcatcACAAATGGAGTGAGGTTCTCCTTAGgagtatgtatatgatatttgtgttatgtaaattttgttttgtaacttTATTGGTTTAGgagattttatatctaaatttagtgcttaattatgcactttatacgttttcggtcGTGGGACTGTTCCAATTACGCCGATCTTCGAACTCGTTCTCTGTTTTTACTAAGTAAcgcacataccaagtttcattaatatatctcaatttttactcaaggtatagcttgcacagacggacggttagacagacagacagacacacGGGTTTGAACTCGCCGTGTCATCCTggtcatttttatatatgtatatgtatactatccCGATTAGTTTCATATGATATatgcaaccgttaggtgaacaaaactattttactctatagcaacatgttgcaagtgtataaaaatgttgcgaaagaattATACATCCATTATTCGATGAAATcattaataaatcaataaaatttagtatCTTCTTCACTTATATTGAAGGTCATAAACTTAGACTTagttttattgctatattttagttaactaatttatattaaaaagtcttCAAATAAGAGATGTGTGATATGTGATATTAATTCAACCGAATAggctaaattttatatatagagaTAATGTGGAAAACATCAACCAGAGGATGGTAATTCTTTGTGTTAGGGATATGAGGTTTTGACCAAGCTATACATAGATCAATTCTATTTTAATTCACGCATAACCacacaatttttaagaaaactttcccattaagtttcattaaaatatcactcAAAGACGGAAATAATTGTATGGTGTACATTCTTCCTTattggcgtggacaccgcttacgcgattatagccgaattggatattccaagcgaagccgggtccttcttcacctggtccttccaacggagtggatgtcgTCCTCTGCCTCCctcggcggatactgcgtcgaatactttcagagctggagtgttttcgtccattcgaacatgacctagccagcgtagccgctgtcttttaattcgctgagctatgtcaatgtcgtcatatatctcatacatctcatcgttccatcgatcgCGATATTCGGcgtggccaacgcacaaagaaccataaatctttcgtagaacttttctctcgtacactcgcaacgtcgactcatcagctgttgtcatcgtccaagtctctgcaccatatggcaggacgggaattatgagtgacttatagaatttggtttttgttcgtcgagagaggactttacttctcaattgcctcctcagtccgaagcagcacctgttggcaagagttatcctgcgttggatttccaggctgacattgttggtggtgtttatgctggttcctaaatatacg
The DNA window shown above is from Bactrocera tryoni isolate S06 chromosome 4, CSIRO_BtryS06_freeze2, whole genome shotgun sequence and carries:
- the LOC120773731 gene encoding A-agglutinin anchorage subunit isoform X2; this encodes MSSHSVVSLSSFNILFFTQVLTVLTSSIKYHEYVTDKGKNISIPCTAEGNVMWVKEGGNNSTIIQTGKFLVLTNVSTDERGLYVCFAAVPPRQSSAPITGSNAQATNEQRKSITASLPTSASPSTASSLILTSTSSSSTLSSLEDINVSTMMHTSATNASTTSSLPMPVPTIAVATATNANANTVNISTGQQVSKSDKATTLNNSGQTMEAPIPDAERKTEANNGDKSEEETEAEEYQAVEKVNLTVRTPPGPVTQLYFKASTILGFLIWRFNKTNSGGYPVRSFTAEFRNVSYNETPYNQSFEHEWSRMDPINIAPNVRQMEVYRLEPNTTYEFRIWANNQLGSGEVVTTNVTTLPETKEEDLIRLIQPDLDNFDPRIWIIAVSVVLGTLVILAIGLCIVLSKECYQSSQTVICYLKEKFIMSTNPVTLLYAHTIIIDINTILNDIKILQL
- the LOC120773731 gene encoding A-agglutinin anchorage subunit isoform X1 is translated as MSSHSVVSLSSFNILFFTQVLTVLTSSIKYHEYVTDKGKNISIPCTAEGNVMWVKEGGNNSTIIQTGKFLVLTNVSTDERGLYVCFAAVPPRQSSAPITGSNAQATNEQRKSITASLPTSASPSTASSLILTSTSSSSTLSSLEDINVSTMMHTSATNASTTSSLPMPVPTIAVATATNANANTVNISTGQQVSKSDKATTLNNSGQTMEAPIPDAERKTEANNGDKSEEETEAEEYQAVEKVNLTVRTPPGPVTQLYFKASTILGFLIWRFNKTNSGGYPVRSFTAEFRNVSYNETPYNQSFEHEWSRMDPINIAPNVRQMEVYRLEPNTTYEFRIWANNQLGSGEVVTTNVTTLPETKEEDLIRLIQPDLDNFDPRIWIIAVSVVLGTLVILAIGLCIVLSKECYQSSQTDFENGWESIELIPNIILNPGFCESDGSEPVQPYTRTIIFGEDDESDGYESEESDHEPPMEKFKRKVSVFFTGPTIRRI